The Ovis canadensis isolate MfBH-ARS-UI-01 breed Bighorn chromosome 24, ARS-UI_OviCan_v2, whole genome shotgun sequence DNA window AGGCACGCAGGGGAGGAGGCCCAAAGGGTCAAGGAGgagaggtggtgtgtgtgtgtgtgtgtgtgtgtagcagggGGTGACTGAGCTGCCCCAGCAGGTGAAAGGACCAGGGGACTAGAGGATGAAGTGCCCAGCTCGGGGAGGGCAGAGGACGGAAGGGTCAGGCAGGCAGGCGGCTGGGCCGGGTTGAGGGGAGAGCGGCGCACAGGCCTTGGTGCTCGAAGCCAGGAAGGGGAGTTGGAAGGGGGACGGACAGCGCTCAGAGTCTGACAGATCTCCCCCCACCGCCAGGCCCCCCAGCCTGCGGGAAGCGCCTGCAGCTGAACCGGATCGTGGGGGGCGAGGACAGCTCCGACGCCGAGTGGCCCTGGGTCGTGAGCATCCGGAAGAACGGCACCCACCACTGCGCGGGCTCCCTGCTCACCAGCCGCTGGGTGCTCACGGCCGCCCACTGCTTCAAGGAGTACGTGTGCTCCGCCCGCCCCTCCACTCAGTATCCCAGACCCCAGGCTGCCCACCCAGCCCCGGTTTCCAGGCCCCCGTCCGGTCCTGGGTCCCTCAGGAGAGCTCCGGCTTCCGCCCAGAAGCCTCTTTTGCACGCAGTGCCTGTGTGCCCAGGACtgtctggctctctgtgaccccatggacccttccaggctccaatgtccatgggatttcccagacaagaatattggagtgggtagccattcccttctccaggggttcgtcctgacccagggatcaaatccctgtctcctgcattgcagacaggttctttaccactgagccaccagggttgccCCCCTTTTGCACGCCAGGGGCCTTCATATGCATGCCATCCCCCAGAAACCCTTCCCAGGCCCTTCCTGGCCACCCAGCAGTTCCTGGCTGATGCCAACCCCCCACCCTCTTCCTTTTAGTAATCTGGACAAACCAACCCAGTTCTCTGTACTGCTGGGGGCCTGGCAGCTGGGGAACCCTGGCCCGAGGTCCCAGGAGGTGGGTATCACCTGGGCGCAGCCCCACCCTGTGTACTCCTGGAAGGAGGGCTCCCGCGCTGACATCGCCCTGGTGCACCTGGAGCACGCCATCCAGTTCTCTGAGCGCGTCCTGCCCATCTGCCTGCCCGACTCCACCGTCCAGCTCTCTCCGGATACCGACTGCTGGATTGCCGGCTGGGGGAGCGTCCAAGATGGAGGTGCGGCTTCttccggggcgggggtgggtggggacagagggtagcaaacactgggagatacAGGTCCCATGAGTGGCAAAGAACAGAGGCCAGGGGCCGAGCATGATCCAGAGGAAAAAAGATGGTCTGCAGCCCAGAAATGTGATGACCTAGAAACAAAGGTAGACAACTTCAGATCAGTTCTAGTTAAAAGGTAACTTAAGCTGTGTTCTGACTGCCAGATCAGCCAAGCTATGAAGTGATATAGGAAAGACTGATAGGcttctggggcttctcaggtagctcaaGGGTTaaaaattcgcctgccaatgcaggagacacaggagatgctgcttcgatccctgggatggacagatcccctggagaagggaatggtaacctgctccagtattcttgcctgggaaatcccaaggacagaggagcctggagggctacagtccatggggtcgcaaagagtcagacaccacttagtgactgagcacacacacactagagaTTTCTGTGGGGCCAAGCCCAACCCGGAGAATGAGAAAACAGCCCTGAGATTCCAAGTCAGAAGTAGGTGCCCCCTGGTGGCATCATGACACAATTGCAGGCAAAATTCCCAGGAAAACATGCAattctccatcagttcagttcagttcagttcagttcagttcagtcgctcagtcgtgtctgactctttgtgaccccatgaatcacagcacaccaggcctccctgtctatcactatctcctggagttcactcaaactcacgtccatcgagtcggtgatgccatccagccatctcatcctctgttgtccccttttcctcttgcccccaatccctcccagcatcagagtcttttccaatgagtcagctctttacatgaggtggccaaagtactggagtttcagctttagcatcattccttccaaagaacatccagggctgatctccttcagaatggactggttggatctccttgcagtccaagggagtctcaagagtcttccccataAGAGTAAAATATAATTGACAAACCAAGTCTGAAAGTTTGGAAAACCTCATCTAGAACACAAAGCAGATTAGAAAGTAAGAAGCAGAAAAgctgtaatgtgtgtgtgtgtgtgtgtgtgtgtgtgtgtgtgtgtgtgtgtgtagaaagagagagggagagaggagagactaAGAAAGGACAAAATGTAAGAGAATGGGACTTTAACCAGATTTCAGAAGAATTAAGAGAAATGACACCATTTTGGGCATCTGAGGAATCCCGCTGACACTGAAGTTTCACCCAGCCTCCCCACGGTCATTCTCAGGGGCTCCTGTGAAAGTTGGATTTATGGACTGGGGAAAGTGACCAACCAACCCTAGGGTCTGCAATCCCTCTAGGGAATGGGGATATCAAGTTATCAAGTCCCGATAACATTCAACACCAAGTGGCCGTTAGTCTGTAGCAGTCCTCAAGCTGGATAAAGCAGTGCCTGAGACGGGACAAGCAGGGTCATTGGTTTGAACCTTCTTGCGGGCATCAGAGATCTCATTAAAGGTTCAGAATTTCAGGCTGCACATTCCTTTAGGATTCAGTAGGTCCAGAGTGGAGTCCTGGAATTTGAGTTTTCCACGGGCATCGTGGCCGAGCCTGACAGAGTTGATCCATTTACCCTTTGAGAAATGCTCCTAAGGGGGATGGAGGGGACTGAGGAGGCCAGCAGGAGAGCCTCCCAAGCCTGactctctcctctctgctcccagtgcccctgccccaccctcagaCCCTCCAGAAGCTGAAGGTCCCCATCATCGACTCGGCCACCTGCGGCCGCCTGTACTGGCGGGGAGCTGGGCAGGGCGCCATCACCGAGGACATGCTGTGTGCTGGCTACCTGGAGGGGGAGCGTGACGCCTGTCTGGTGAGCACCTGCCTCCTTCCCGTCCCTGCCCCACTCAGCTCCAACACCCCTCACCTTGCTGGGCCTCCATCTAGAATCTGCCCTGACCTGGCAGTCCCCCTAGAGAGATGCCTACAGAACCCGGCCCCAGCCTGGCTCAGCTGTTCTTGCCTTTGTTCATATGTCAGACGTAGTGAGACATGGTGAGAATGGGGTGTGCCTGACCCCATTCTCAGGGAGCCGCATCCAAGGAGTGGGTGCTATGGTCctggccccccgcccccagcaggcTACAGGGAGGAGGATGGCGGACTGCGGGACCTTGCACAGCTGGTCTGAGACACTCTTCTTTCTGAGCGTGGCTTCCTCATCAGTGAGGCAGATCACAGCCCTCGCTCCGTGCCTCCAGCTCTGTGCTTCTCACCAGGAGTGAGCCTGggacggcggggggggggggggggggggggggggggggggccctccCTGCCCCGGGGCGCTAGTTAGGACCTCGCTGGTCCAGGCCCCGAGGTCTGGAGAAATGGCCCGTCCGCCACCTGCTGCGGCGCGGGTGCTGGGCTCTGCCTACCCCTTGGCTCACGCGGGCCCCtcaccttccttcctctcctcaggGCGACTCCGGAGGCCCCCTGATGTGCCAGGTCGAGGGCACCTGGCTGCTGGCGGGCGTCATCAGCTGGGGCGAGGGCTGTGCGGAGCGCAACCGGCCCGGGGTCTACATCAGTCTGGCCGCCCACCGCTCCTGGGTGCAGAGGATCGTGCAGGGGGTGCAGCTCCGCGGGCGCTCGCAGCGGGGCGGGCCCACAGGCCGCCGGGGCTGGGCCCTGGGGGCGCGGGGCCGAGAAGCGCCGCGCGGACTAGGGACCAGGGGCGACCTCTCGCGGTCTCCTCCGCTGTAAATAAGCCGTCTACCTCCGGGGGGCGCCCGCGACCCGGCGCCGGATCGCCTCCGCGGGAGGCCCCGCCCCTCTCCGGGCTCAGGCCCCACCCCTTAGGCCCGGAGCGCCTGAGTGTACATACATGTCAATGCTTTTTACAGTTATTTGTAACCGCACCCACATATTTATTCCTCCAActtcaataaattatttattccCCGTTCtgagtcgttcagtcgtgtccagctcggcgacaccaaggactgtagtccgccaggctcccctgtccatgggattctccaggcaagaatactggagtgggttgccatttccttctccaggggatcttcccgacccagggatccatcccgggcctctggcattgcaggcagattctttaccgtctgagccaccagggaaacccgtttctttattattatttattccccagttcctgtttttttcccctgggtAGTCGACGCTGGTCAGCAGGGGTCCGGTTGGGGTTAAAATGGGGGCAGGCAGGTAGCAGTATGGATGGTGGCCTGGCCAGGGAGCCAGGTGTCCTACCCACCTGGGAGTCAACATCCTGACCTCTGACCTTGGCGCTGGCCTTTTATAACCCCCTCCCACCAGGGAGGCCAGCagggagaggagacaggaggCCCAGCTCTGTCACCTGAAAGCTAGGCGGGGGCTGCAGGGCCAGGCAGGCCCACAACCTGCCTGTTGAATTTCTGAAATGGGGCTGGCTGAGAGAACCCCCCAAACACACAAGAGAGTGGGGTGTCCCCCTCCGCCCGCCGGGCAGAACCAGGTGTCTCAGATTTGGGCTGAGGCAGCCAGGGCTCCCAGGAGCTGACTCAGTGAATGACTCAGTGCCAACTCTCTGAACCCTCCCTCAGAAGGACgaaggagaaaaacaatgagACAGCAGGCCTCTGCTTGGGGGCCAGGGGGAGCCTTGAGTCACCTCAGCTGTCCCCACGGGTGGGGCTGGGAGCCCAGTCCTAGGCCACCAGGGGGTCTGCCTGGGACCAGCTAGTGCTCACGCAGGCTCCCCTTTCCCACCGCCTGCCTTTCCTCCCAGGGCCTGGGAGGCCAAACCCTTTCTGGGACCCTGTGCCAGCCCCACCCAGGCTTCCCAGCGTGCAGAGAGAGGGCTGGGTGGTTGGTTTGATGAGTGCATGCGAGAGATTTTTTCCAACAGGAAGACATGTAGGCCCAGCCATGAAGAGGACAGAGATGAATGGCTGCTCCAGGGTCCCCAGTGAGAAATGTCAGTGCGGTGGACTTGAGAAGGCAGTACCGACGTGGATGGTAGGTAGGTATCCTTTACTGGCAGCACTGTTTTAAGACTTCTGTTCGTATTTTTTATCACCCCCGTGttaatactgggcttccctggtgactcagtgatataGAATTTGggtgcaatgtaggagacacaggaggctcagtttcgatccctgggttatcAGAAAAATCCTCTagaggaaggcacggcaacccaccccagtattcttgcctggagaatcccatcgacagaggagcctgggaggctgcagtcagtccatggggtggaaaagagtcaaacatgcctGAGTCAACTTGGCACCCACTCACGCATCTGGTTAATATCAGATCAAGGTAAATGCTGTGGGGTTGCTCTTATTCACacacactgggacttccctgttggcccggtaattaagaatccgccttcccttgcaggggacttgggtttgatccttggctggggaactaggatttcacatgcctcggggcaactaagcccacatgttgcaactagtGAGCCCAAACGCTCTAGAGCTGcgtgctgcagctagagaggccCGCGTATTACAGTGGGGCTCCTGCGTGCTGCCGCTGAGACCTGGGACAGcccaataaataaagaaatgttaaGCGAGTAAACAAACGCTAATCTGGCCTGGGAGCCGGCCTGGGAAGTGAGCAGGTGGCTCAGGTGTGGCCTCTCCCTCTGTGACCTGGTCCCTCTTTGTCGCCATGCTTCCCTCATCCCCTTCCCGCCTCTCTGGGCTCAGTCCTCCACCACCTCGTCCGTCGCCCTCCTCCCTGCCTCGGTTTCCCCCCTATCCGCCAGGCTCTCCCTCTGCTCCTCGCTCCCCCACGCCCTGCCCCTGTCCGCTTAccctttctctgtctccatctttgtTCTCTGGCTCCTGcttcttgtgcctcagtttcccccatgCCCCATCCCTCGCCACCCTCCACCCCTACCTCCAATGCCGTCCCAACCGAAGCCACTGAGAAGGCCACACCTTTGAGCCCCCTTGGTGTTAGACTCCTTTGGTTGGCTAAGGCAAAACCCATTCCAATGCCCCTGCCTTGCTTCCTCTACCAAAGAGACAGGGAAAGCTAGATACTCCCTTCCAAAGTCTCCTGCAAGGTCGCCATGGAAGCAGACATCTGATGGGTGGTTTCTTGGgaagactttgttgttgttgtttttctgataGAAGGGACCTATTCAGCTAGCATGATCCTTTCCCACCATCCTCCTTCTAAGATGCAGATGTAATACCTAGCCTTTAGCAGACATCTTATCACCATGAGGCTACGAACTGATGTGCTAAATTGGCAGTGAACAAAGATTCAGAAGCTGCGGGTGTAGGGatgtggttgagaatctgcctctATCCTTCTTGTGTGCTATTAAGCCACTGCTGGTTAGATATTCTTTTACTGCAGCTAAATGCTTCTGTAACTGATATACCAGTGTCAGACCCTCTGTTTttgaatagttttagatttacaggaaaATTTTGGCTTTTTACAGAAAACTCTTTTCGTTGTTATGGAAACAGATTATAAAGCTTTTGAGCTCACAGCTGCCCACAAGAGCTTTGGACCTTCAGGGGGTGCTCCCGTTAGTTTCAGGCTTTCATATCGTGCTTACTCAAGAGCAGATTATCAAGTCTTTTTGAGAATCCACCTAGCAATGCAGGGCTTACAggttcagggcaactaagcccccacATAGCCAAattaaaaagtaagtaaataaataaatattaaaagagcaagtcttttttttttttcctctccctttcctgctcAAAGCCTCCCAGTCAATGCTGCAGCCTGAGGTGGCAACTGAAGGAATTATTTCATCATTGCCCCTGttgatggtgcccttataaactcACCAGTCTCCAGGCCAAGGGCAACATCTCCCCAAGCTCCCCAGACTGCCTGGGGAGTGTGGGATTCTACATAAAGGTAGAGAGAATGGTTTTTCCCAGCTTCGAGCCAAACTTTGCTACCAGTGCCCAGGTGGTTATGCTCAAAGCATCACAAAGTAGCTCACGGGAACTAGGACTGGGCTGTGAGTAGGACCTTCAAAGCCTGCAGCCTTAGACCTCACGTGACGACACCAGGCAGACTGGCAGTGAGCTAGTGAGTAAGAGTGCAACCAGGGCACGGGGGAGGGCGGCATGTGTCACACTGTGGGGGCCGAGTTCATCTGCATCACCTCTCAACCTTGACCCAATGAACGCGTGGGTCTGATTTCCTGTTGGCAGCTACGAAACAATCACACACAGACAAACAAGGGCAAATGCCAGTTTTCGGGGACACAGTTGTCTCAATTCATGCTGAGTAGGGAATAATCACTTTCACAGAACATAGTCTATTTTGCtggttcttcctcactttctcacCCTCTCCGTGGTGGATGCCCCATcagtgctggggcttctctgctccTTCacctccttgcatccctgggtgATAGCATCTGGTTTCTCAGTTCTGCTCACCATCCATAAAGGTGACTCCAGAGTTCTCTCTCCCATGTCCACTCAAATACTCAACATCCCCTTGTACATATCGTATCGTATAGCCATCTCAACCTTATTATGACTCCAAACAAATCCCAATATTTCCTCTCAAACTTGCTGCACTGATAGAATTTCCCATCTCAGCACAAGGCTTCCTTCCTTCCGACCGCTCAGTTTAGGAACCTCAGAATACGGACAACGCCTAGGGTCGGCAAGGACACCTAGCAACTGAAGTGAGAAGTGACCTCACCCCTGTGGAAAAGATGCTCACTGTTTCATATAAGGTTGAATATCCTCTCAGCAATCCTACCCCTAAGACCGATCCAAGATAGAAGAGAACATATTCACACAAAATCTGTCTGCAGATATTCGTAACAGCTTTATTCAAAATTGACAAAAAgtgaaagcaacccaagtgttTCTTCAGCTGTGATAAGCAAACTGTGGTCCATCCGTTCAGTCAGCATAAAGGAGCAAACTATACACCacatggggcttctcaggtggtgttagtggtaaagaatctacctgctaatgcaggagctgtaagagacttgggttccatccctggatcgggaaggtcccctggaggagggcatggcaaccctctccagtattcttgcctggagaatcccatggacagaggagcctggcgggctacagtgcataggatcacagagtcggacacgactgacgcgactctgtatgcatgcatgcacacacaacatAGTGAATTTTAAGCACATGCTGCTGAGGGGAGACAGCGGAACTCCAGAGGCCCTGCACCATGATTCCATCTATGCGACGCTGTGGTGGAAAAGACAGCGCTGCAGGGCCAGAGAGCAGACGGGTGGTTGCcgggggctgggatgggggaaggaCTGCCCCCAAAGGCGCATGGGGGGATTTTTACATAATGACAGAACTGGCTTCTATCTTGATGGCAGTGATGGTTACCTGACTGGATGCATTTATCAAAACTTGTAGAACTAGAGTTTATTAAAAATGGTGATTTCAAGGGGACTTTTCTGGAGCGCTAAGACTGCGTTCCCAGTGTATGGGAACTGGGCGCCatgcctggtcagagaactagatcccgcatgccacaactaaaacctgggcagccaaaataaatatatttttttaaaaaaagaattgcattttttaaaaaatgatgacttTTATTCTGTGTAAACTGTATCTCcatgaagtgaaagtggaagtgttagtctcttagtcgtgtctgactctttgggaccccatggactgtagcccaccaggctcctctgtccatggggttctccgggcaatactggagtgggtaacccattcacttcttcagggtatcttccctatccagggcttgaacccaggtctcttgcattgcaggcggattctttactatctgagccacgagggcagCCCATACCTccataaaactgattttttaaaaatcccaacacAATAACATGTagccttcctttctcctctcttcctctcattcTCTAAATTCGAGCCATCAGCAAATCCTGTGGATTCTATCCTATCTCCAAAATATGTCCAGATCTGGTCACGTCTTCCCACGCCGTCCCAAGCCCCTCTCCTCTTTATCCCAGATTTCCGTCACGGCCTGTCTGGTCCTCCTACTTCTGCTCTTATTCCCACCAGGCTGTTCTCAACACAGCAAGCAGGGCGGTTCTCCTAAAACCAAAGccggggacttctctggtgatccagtgcttaagaatccgcctgccagtacagggaaaaccagttcaatccctggtcctggaagattccggacatgctgcggggcaactaagcccatgcgccgcaAGTACTGCGCCTGAgtgctgcaagtactgaagcccacgcgcccagagcctgtgctgcacaactagagaagccactgctATGAGAAGCCTCCGCCGTGAGAAGCCTGTGTCGCGAGGgcgaggagcccctgctcgctgcagctagaaaaagcccgtgagcagcaaggggaaaaaaaaagtccttgcTTGACCCcagctttaaagaaaaacaagagactGAAGTCGGATCCCATCATTCCTCTCTTGCGAACCCTAATCAGAGTGAATGACGTCATCCTTTCGGCCTCCCTCCTCACCTCTGTCCTCCTGGGTTACTGCGGCAGCGTGGCTGGCCTCCCGGCTGGGCTCAGGAACACAACAGGCGCgtttctgcctcagggcctttgcacccaCAGTTTCCTCTTCCCCCGTAGGACTGCAGGGCCACTCCCTCACTTCCTACCAGTCCCTGCTCACGTGTCGCCCTGTCATCATCCTGTTTACAACAGCAAcgtcccttccctcccttcttgttccttttcttgctttctcttttcccagGACGTTTATGACTATTTACCATACTATTTGGTCCATTTGTTCTTTACCATCCCCTCCCCAGCGCACACAACCAGAAGGTAAGCCTCTGTCCCTGCCTTTGTCATGGTTTCGCATTACTCTCTGTTTACTTGATTATCTATCCCAGGAAATATTCTGGGCTTACGAAGGGAGAGACCTTTTATCTTATACACCTTGATGTGGTCAGTGTCCAGAAAAGGGTCCTGGCAAAATAGCAGATGTTAGtaaatgttctttctttctgtctgtctttttttttttttaactgattaatataccctgtttatttttttatttttattgaaaaaaattttatttatttatttggctgccctgggtcctgGTTGCAAAATGCCAAATGTTTAGCTTCAGTGTGAAAATTCTTAggtgcagcatacaggatctagttccctggccagggatcgaacctgggtcccctgtattgggagctcaagatcttacccactggaccaccagggaagaccctgtaaATGTTCCTCGAGTGAATGGTAATGAGTATGATCCGTGTCGTCAGTTTCATAGACACTGTGGACACAtccctttcatttttctaattcttcACTCAAGCCCCGTGTTCTCTCTTTAGCAGACGTTTAGTCTCTCCAGATGGCCTCACTCTGCCCAGAAATTGAGAATCCTGCAGGTTGACTTGATCTGTAGGGACCCGCTCTATGAGAACTGGCAGGTTCTCATATCATTCCTTCAGTTCCGTTCCCTTGCTTGGGTCAAGGTCAAGTGGGGACCTCATGAGCGTGACAGTCTGCCACGCTCCGACCGTCTCTCCCTGGTTACACTATAAGCAAGctcatgccagccctccctgcagTCAAGCCCGTGAGGTCTGCGCTTGCGGGTCTAACAGGTCGTACTCAGAGGCCAGCACCTGGGGGGCCATGTTCAAGGAGCTTCTAGCTCCAGCTGTGAGCTGACCTCCAGCCCTCAGCTCATGCTGCTGACCCCATCACCCAGGAGGATTGCCTTTGGGGTCCTTGGGGTTAGTTTCTGCTTACGGACCACACTGGGACTGTCCAAGTTCATCAGAGAAATTCCAATAACACCAAACTCACTATTCAACCTTCCTTGCCCTACCCAACGCATAACAAATGAAGGCTTATTTTTTGTGGTATCACCATGATCCCGGGAATTTCTACTGTCCGTGAGCCACAGTTACCTCTGGGAAGAGGGAGTGAGCAGGGCCCTGGGTCTCCCAGACACAGGGGTGACGAGCTGCCTGCAGGATGGCGGGGCTCCACGTCCACTCTGGGGAGGCTGGACCAGCTCCACAGACTGTGGCTCCTAGG harbors:
- the PRSS22 gene encoding brain-specific serine protease 4 isoform X1; translation: MVVPATPPTLRAPCLGVLASLLILAAPATLDAVKTAGPPACGKRLQLNRIVGGEDSSDAEWPWVVSIRKNGTHHCAGSLLTSRWVLTAAHCFKDNLDKPTQFSVLLGAWQLGNPGPRSQEVGITWAQPHPVYSWKEGSRADIALVHLEHAIQFSERVLPICLPDSTVQLSPDTDCWIAGWGSVQDGVPLPHPQTLQKLKVPIIDSATCGRLYWRGAGQGAITEDMLCAGYLEGERDACLGDSGGPLMCQVEGTWLLAGVISWGEGCAERNRPGVYISLAAHRSWVQRIVQGVQLRGRSQRGGPTGRRGWALGARGREAPRGLGTRGDLSRSPPL
- the PRSS22 gene encoding brain-specific serine protease 4 isoform X2; translation: MVVPATPPTLRAPCLGVLASLLILAAPATLDAVKTAGPPACGKRLQLNRIVGGEDSSDAEWPWVVSIRKNGTHHCAGSLLTSRWVLTAAHCFKDNLDKPTQFSVLLGAWQLGNPGPRSQEVGITWAQPHPVYSWKEGSRADIALVHLEHAIQFSERVLPICLPDSTVQLSPDTDCWIAGWGSVQDGVPLPHPQTLQKLKVPIIDSATCGRLYWRGAGQGAITEDMLCAGYLEGERDACLQATGRRMADCGTLHSWSETLFFLSVASSSVRQITALAPCLQLCASHQE